In one Chroicocephalus ridibundus chromosome Z, bChrRid1.1, whole genome shotgun sequence genomic region, the following are encoded:
- the FUT10 gene encoding alpha-(1,3)-fucosyltransferase 10: MIRMRRKKLWASCFCFAAAFFLVMTLQVITELGSSENKASVISSLRSGPLKPVERHAFQFKKQELHSSFKTDSDVNHYPVVLWWSPLTGETGRLGQCGEDVCFFTINKTYQHNQMTRAFLFYGTDFSIDSLPLPRKDYHDWALFHEESPKNNYKLFHEPAITLFNHTATFSRHSHLPLTTQYLEGIEVLKSLRYMIPLQMKNSLRKRLAPLVYVQSDCNPPSDRDRYVRELMCHIEVDSYGECLHNRDLPQHLRNPAAMDDGNFYKILAQYKFILAFENAICEDYITEKLWRPLKLGVVPVYFGSPSVVDWLPSNKSAILVSSFSHPRELAHYIKTLDTNDQEYESYLQWKLKGDISNPRLLTVMKERKWGVQDITQDNYIDTFECMVCNRVWENIRRTEKGRLPLRWQAQVNHLSCPKPEAFWFSSSNPGWTSLQEMWIASFEQSKKEAWALRHLVERNRNFTAQEFWMLVFKE; the protein is encoded by the exons ATGAttaggatgaggaggaagaaactgtGGGCatcttgcttctgctttgcagctgcctTTTTCCTTGTGATGACACTCCAG GTTATCACTGAACTGGGCAGTTCAGAGAATAAGGCGTCAGTAATCTCCAGTTTACGCAGTGGTCCATTAAAGCCTGTGGAGAGACACGCTTTTCAGTTTAAGAAGCAGGAGCTTCACAGCAGCTTCAAGACAGATTCTGATGTAAATCACTATCCGGTTGTGCTCTGGTGGTCTCCCCTGACTGGAGAGACAGGGAGATTGGGTCAGTGTGGAGAGGATGTTTGCTTCTTTACCATCAACAAGACCTACCAGCACAATCAGATGACGAGAGCGTTTCTGTTCTATG GTACTGACTTCAGTATAGACAGCCTACCCCTCCCTCGTAAAGACTACCATGATTGGGCCCTTTTCCATGAAGAGTCGCCAAAAAACAACTACAAACTCTTCCATGAACCAGCCATCACCTTATTCAACCACACTGCAACCTTTAGCCGCCATTCTCACCTACCGCTGACCACTCAGTACCTTGAGGGCATAGAGGTCCTGAAGTCATTGAGGTACATGATCCCACTGCAGATGAAGAACAGCCTGAGGAAGAGGCTTGCGCCACTTGTATATGTGCAGTCTGACTGCAACCCTCCTTCTGACCGGGACAGGTATGTGCGTGAGCTGATGTGCCACATTGAAGTAGACTCTTACGGGGAATGTCTGCATAACAGAGACCTTCCTCAGCATCTCAGAAATCCAGCTGCCATGGATGATGGGAACTTCTATAAAATACTGGCACAGTACAAGTTCattcttgcttttgaaaatgctatCTGTGAAGATTACATCACTGAAAAACTCTGGAGGCCACTGAAGTTGGGAGTGGTACCAGTGTACTTTGGGTCTCCCAGCGTTGTAGACTGGCTTCCTAGTAACAAGAGTGCAATCCTGGTGTCCAGTTTTTCACACCCTCGGGAGCTGGCCCACTATATCAAAACACTAGATACAAATGATCAAGAATATGAGTCCTACCTACAATGGAAACTGAAAGGGGACATTTCCAACCCAAGGTTGCTTACAGTGATGAAGGAACGTAAGTGGGGAGTGCAAGATATCACCCAGGACAATTACATTGACACCTTTGAGTGCATGGTGTGTAACAGAGTGTGGGAAAACATCAGAAGGACAGAAAAG GGACGGCTGCCCCTGAGGTGGCAGGCTCAGGTTAACCATCTGAGCTGCCCCAAACCAGAAGCGTTCTGGTTCTCATCTTCAAACCCTGGCTGGACTTCACTCCAAGAGATGTGGATAGCAAGCTTTGAGCAATCCAAGAAAGAAGCCTGGGCGCTGAGGCACCTGGtggaaagaaacaggaattttACAGCTCAAGAATTTTGGATGCTTGTATTCAAAGAATAA